The segment CAAGACTTATTAATAAGAatcaccaacaaaaaaaaaaaaaaaaaaaaaaaaaaaacacaaatcaaatccaatctataacccaaaaaaaaaaaaaaaaaaaaacttgaaggccCAAACTTAACGCCCAGTCCAGGGAGGGCCCAAATAAACAAAGTTATCTTAagttcttaacaaataaaatggcccaaatatttacaattttatacCTGATTCCTGATACGGTGAGGTGagcagttgagacttgagagaggcggagagcagagaatCAGAGAGAGGCTGAGGCAGTCCAGCTGGACCAGCCGTCCAGGCGGAGGAGCAGGGACTAGagagaaaggtaaaatttttagggttttgagtggatttatttgattgattgtcCTGTAGAGAGGGGGGCTttgtatcattttttatttaaccaTTTTGTTGAAGTTCCAAACAAGTGGAATTTCCGATcgtgtttatgtttttttgccTTCTAAACTCACTTTTTTGCATCAACAATCAATTCAGTGATGTCTGATCGGGgttatttgttttcttcttcgtCTTAGAATTGCTCCAtccaaaatatattttgtaggACTATTTCCTATATACTTGTGGTAGATAATAGATTCTCTTCAACTATAAaacttattggttttatttttccATGCTGAATTGTGTTATCTTACAAAAATGTTGTGGCAGGTAGAGAATTATGGTGGGATTTAAAAATAGGTACATGATTGTGGAAGTTTTCTTGGATCCTAATAGAGATCTTGCTGCTCAAGATCCCATCATTATTACGCAATTTAATGTCTCAAAAGCAATCAAGGATAGCATTCTTGTCAACTTTGGAGAGTGTGGTCTTGCTTCATCCCTTGGATCCTTCCAAGGTAACTACCATATTGCcgcttattattattttgcctTTTCTCCTGTTTATGCCTTTCAATACAGTGTCACTCACATCTTCAATTATCATTCAACTTGTGGTTTATGTGTAGTCAAGTATGTGAATCCCATCACAAAGCTTTGCATCATTAGAGCTTCAAGAGAAGAGTACCAAAAGGTTTGGTCTGCCATCACCATGGTTAGGAGTATTGGAAATTGCCCCGTTCTATGTAACTTGTTGGACCTAAGTGGTAAGTCAAACAACAGCAAGATGGATACTCTTTTGGCCTTATATacatacatgtgtgtgtgtatctatATTTTAACATATGATTTATGCACATttgattttagaaaaaataaatccatATGTTTTAAAATCTAACCGGGACACTGACCAACATCACCATTAAGTTTGAAGAATTTGTGAAAAACTAATAAACTTGGTTATATTTAAAGGTGCAAATTGTGTTAAAGTTACTACGTAACCTATTCATAGCTTGCTGTtggaatttatttattcaagCACCACATTTATAAATTCACAATGAGACATAATTTCCTATAAGGAGTGCAATAATTTCCTAGTTGGATGATTACATGCTTTGCTTATCATAGTTTGCAATACTTCCATAACTTATATCACTTCACAATTACCATCACAAGGATGCGAACCTAATTTTATGTACTGCCATATTGAACTTCTctgaaaatttatttgattttatcatCCATCAAAAaggaatttaataaatttttttttttgtactaggGAGTATAAAGGCTTGTAGAAATGCAGCCTTGAAGTGTGATGAGCTAAAATTTGAGCAGTACAAACTTCTTGTTGGGGCTCGTCTGTCAGCTGATGCTACTCAGCAGATGCAAAGTTGTCTTGATAAGATCAAAGTTTTGGAGCATTGAAAGTACTGCATCTGTGGTGACATGCTGCTTAGTCTGGTGTACAATGCCTTTTGGTTTCAAATTTCTTTGTCTTTCTGATTATGTATAGAGTCTTTCTCTAAATTACTGAGTGTTGTTTCTTTGCCTTTCAGTCAATTTTCCTGGAAGAGCTGAATCTCCTCTTCCCTGACACCTTGGGgccaaaatttatatatataaaattcctTGAAGAGCTTATGTCTTATCCGATCTTACTTTCAAAAATATGCTagaatttgcatttttttttatcccattttactttcttttttttttttgcaaggaTTATCCTAATTTACTTGTTTCTTGTCAGCGATGTTCAGGTTCTTCCTGATTTTCCTGAATCCTATGCTCCATGGGCATTAAGAAGTATATAATTTATGTTAGAAACCTCTTATTTAAAGTCCTCACGTGGTATGTGGAAGATGGTTGCAAATTGGACAACCTGATACAAACATCTGTTTCATTCAAGTTTTAGAACTTGTATACGAGCTTGGTAAGTCATGGAATAAACCCTTATTAGACGCATTATTTTTTAGTTCTAGTTGTTGATTGGATTACAAGGATCCTAGTTTCCTTTTATGGCTATATGTGGCAATACTCAGTACTCACAGTCTGGAGGCTGTTTTATTAAGTCTGGCTACAATTGTTCTCATAGTGAATACGCTCACTTTTGTTCTCTTCAGCACAATTCTAATCTCCTCCTGTAAATTCTGGAGAGACATCAGGTCCTCAATTGTCCCAAAAAATATTCATCTTTAACGGAAAGACTTATTCCCTGTAAGAACGGTGTTTATCCAAAGGAGGATGTACAACATGTCTAGAGGAGAAATAAGTCTTAGACTATCTGTTTTAGAGGTTACTTGTTGAAGCTCATCTgatttggttaaattttttactcttgattttgagttgattAGTTCTCAAATTATAGTTTTTGTTTCCCTGTAAAACCTCCTTGCACCTTTCATTTCTATGGTCTCTCTATTATGTGGGCAATTTGGACTAGTAGAAACAAGGCTGTATATGATCTTTAGGGTTCTTCCATGACTGCCAGTGGCTTTGCTAGCTGCTGCTAGTGCTATAGATCACAACGAACATGTAGTATGGAAAGTGGGTAATGCAACAACTAAACCTTAGTCCCAAAACCTGCTAAACCTTAACCTAGCACAAGCACAAGCAGACAAATTCCCCAATTTGTCCTATGTCAATTTGGTATCATAGATGAAATCCTGTAGTTCTATTCTGAAACATTCTCCACCAGCCACTTGACAAGAATTCTCATCCAAGATGGTCACCAATGTGTAAGTGTAACTAATCACAGGTATGTGTAAATTCCCCCTTTCTACACACGAGGTAATTATAGGGAAAAATTTCTTGGCTCTCATGAGAATTTAGGAACCATGATCTAAAGTACATTAAAATTCTCTGTCTTATGCTACCTATACAGCTAATTTTGTCTCATACTAACAATAAATCCAGCTGTAGACATAGAAACATCCAAAATTATGTACGCATAATAAGCAATAGTTTTATAACAGCCGTATACTACCAATATGGAAAAACATCCCAGATTATATAAAATGACTCTTATAAAACTATTGTTATCGATGATGTTTAAATAATCTTGGATGTTTCTATGTATACAGCTGGATTTATTGGTAGTATGAGACAGAAAATTAGAATAAACTTTGGTGGTTGGATGTATAGGTAGTATAAGACAGCAAATTAGAATGCACTTTGGATTATGGTTCCTA is part of the Quercus robur chromosome 9, dhQueRobu3.1, whole genome shotgun sequence genome and harbors:
- the LOC126698318 gene encoding probable ribonuclease P/MRP protein subunit POP5, with the protein product MVGFKNRYMIVEVFLDPNRDLAAQDPIIITQFNVSKAIKDSILVNFGECGLASSLGSFQVKYVNPITKLCIIRASREEYQKVWSAITMVRSIGNCPVLCNLLDLSGSIKACRNAALKCDELKFEQYKLLVGARLSADATQQMQSCLDKIKVLEH